DNA sequence from the Vicinamibacterales bacterium genome:
CGAAGAAATTGTGGGCGCGCACCTGCGCGTCCTGCACCGGCATCGCGGTCTTGTCAGTGCGCCTGACTGGCATGGCCCCCACTCCTTCCCGATTGGCAGGCGGCGCGTTCGGAGGCGATCCCCTCCTCGCGCACGTAGGCCTTGTTGCGCCGCATCGCGGTATCGAAGTCCACCTCGTGGGCGTCGAAGCACGGGCCGTCCACGCAGGCGAACCGCGCCTGCCCGCCCACCGTCACGCGGCACCCGCCGCACATGCCGGTGCCATCGACCATCAGCGGGTCCATCGACACGAGCGTCCTGATGCCGTGAGGGCGCGTGGTCTCGGCCACGGCCCGCATCATCGCCATCGGACCGATCGCCACGACCGCGTCGGGGCGGCCGGCGCCGCCGCCATCGATCAACTGCGCCAGCCGTTGGGTGACGAAGCCATGGAAGCCGGCCGAGCCATCGTCGGTGCAGACTTCGACGCGGTCCGCGACGCGAGCGAGCTCATCGGCGAGGATGACCAGGTCCCGGTTGCGCGCGCCGAGGATGGCTGTCGTGCGGTCGCCGAGGGCACTCCGCTCGCGCATGAAGCACAGCAGCGCGGCGGATCCGAACCCGCCACCGATGCCGCAAACGTGACCACCGGCGGGAAGGTCGATCTCGCTGCCGAGCGGGCCGGCCACGTCGAGCAGCGAATCGCCTGGCTCGAGCGCGCAGACCCGCCGCGTGGTCGCGCCGGCTTCCTGCACGACGATGGTAATGGTGCCGGCGGCGCGATCGTAGTCGGCAATGGTGATCGGGATTCGCTCGCCGCCCTCGCGGACGCGCAGCATCACGAACTGGCCCGGCCTGGCCGACGCGGCAATCAGCGGCGCGTCGAGCCGGAACAGCTTGGTGACGGGCGTCAGTTGGCGGGCGTCGATGATGCGTGTCATGCGATTCCCTTCCTCACAGCTCCGGGTGCTCGTGCATCGCCTTGAGCCGACGCCACCGGCGATCGGTTTCGTCCTGGATGCCGGCGACCACGCCCGCCTGCTCGGCTTTCACCAGGTGACGGGTCTTGCCCATGAGCTTCAGCCATTCGGAGACCGGCTGACGGCGGCCGATGGCGTCGGGGTCGTAGGTCAGGGCGGTGTGTCCGTGCTCGACCTCGTATAACGGGAAGAAGCAGGTGTCGATGGCGGCCTGCAGCACCGGCTCCGCGGCGTCGTCCGTCGTCTTCCAGTTGAGCGGGCAGAAGGAGAGGATCTTGCCGTAGACGAGGCCCTCGTGCTTCGCGTACCACTGCGCCTTGGCCACCTTGCGCATGAGGTCTTCCGGGTAGCCTTCGCTCGCGGTGAACACGTATGGCAGGTGGCACGCGGCAAAGATCTGAGCGGTGTCCTTGTGGTGGTATCGCTTGCCCGTCGCCGCCCCCCCCACCTCGCTGGTCGACGTGCGGTGGCCGAAGGGCGTCGAGTACGACAACTGCGCGCCAGTGTTCATGTAGCCCTGGTTGTCGTACTCGAGAATCATCATCCGGTGGTTGCGGTGCGCGGCGCCGAGCGCCGGCCCCATGCCGATGTCCATGCCGCCGTCGCCCGAGATCATCACGAAGGTGACGTCCTTCCCCTCTGGAAGCTCACCGCGGCGCACGCGCTCGTGATACATCTCCACCAGTCCCGAGAGCGTGGCGGCGCCGTTCTGGAACAGGTTGTGGACGTAGTTGACGCGGTGCGCCGTGGCCGGATATCCCGTCGTCACCACCATGGCGCAGCCGGTCTGGTAGAGGACGACGATGTCGCCCTCGAGGACGCGGCTGATCTGGTGGAAGGTCGGGAAGTAACCGCAGCCCGGACAGGCGCCGTGGCCCGGCGCGATGCGGCTGGGCACCGAGGTCATCTTCCAGATCGGCTCGAGTTCCACCCGCAGCTTGCCGGTGGCCTCGTCCCGATGCACGTGCGCCATTCCGCGCGTCGCTTCGAGCGGGATTGGCGGCAGTCCCGGGCGCGGACCACGACCGGGCTGGCCGGGGGTGGCGCCGTGATAGGCAAACGGGGTGTCAACCTGCCGGCTGCTCGCCGCGGCGACGGCGTCGGCGAAGAAGGCGCGGGCGTCGGCGGCGACGAAGTCCTTGCCGCCGAGGCCGTAGATTCGCGACACCACGAGCGTGTCGTTACGGCGATCGACCTGCAGCGCCGCCCGCACCTCGAGCGACAGGTTGCCGCCGTCGGCGCCGTACGAGTCCGCGCGGTCGCCGATCGTCACGGCGTTCACTGACGCCAGGGCCTGGCGGAACATCTCGGTTGGAAACGGCCGCAACACGTTCGGCGAGAGCACGCCGACGCGCTCGCCGAGCGCCCGCCGCTCGTCGGCGGTTTCCTTCGCCGTCTCGGCCGCCGAATTCAGCAGCACGACGGCCGCATCCGCATCGGCCATGCGATAAGCATCGAGCACCGGATACGGGCGGCCGCTCAGCGCTTCCAGTTCGGCGAACACGGCGGGAATCACGGTGCGCGCGGCGTCCATGGCCCGCGACAGCTGGACCTTGTTGTTGATCAGGTCCGGGTCGTTCATGTACGGCCCGAAGGTCTTGGGGTGCTCGAGGTCGAACGGCGTCGGATAGTCCGGCCGGGTGCCGAGGAACGCGCGAACGGCGTCGCGGTCGTCGAAGACCTCGATGCGGCGTTTCTGGTGGCTGGTGACGAAGCCGTCGTAGCACACCATCACCGGCAGCCGCACGTCGGGATGCTCGCCGATCCGCACGGCCGCGAAGTTCAGGTCGTAAACGGCCTGCGGATCTCGCGCGCACAGCATGATCCAGCCGGTGTTGAGCGCGAAGTAGATGTCGGAGTGATCGCCGCGGATGTCGAGCGGGCCCGACACCGCCCGGGCGGCGACGTTGAGCACCATCGGCACGCGCGTGCCCGCCTGCACCGGCAGTTGCTCGAGCGAGAACAGCAGTCCATTGGCGCTCGTGGCATTCAGCACGCGGCCGCCGCCGAGCGCGGCGCCGTAGCAGATGCCGGCGGCCCCGTGCTCACCGTCGCCGGCGATCATCACGATCTCGTGCTCACCGTCGGCCTGCATCTTCGAGAGGTTCTCGGCAACCTCGGTGGACGGCGTGATCGGGAAGTAGCCCATCACGTGAAAGCCGATGTCGCGGGCGGCCATCGCGGCGGCTTCGTTGCCGCTCTTGAAGTCGACCGTCTGCTTGATGACACCCGGTGCGCGGGCGCCGTCGATGGGTGGCGTGAGGGTCTGGGTCGCCATGGATTCTTCCGCCTAGCTGATGAAACCCGGGAACTGTGGCACCCGCAGCCGATCGGCGAGGCCAGGCGTCTCGGCCTCCCGCGTGAGGGCGGTGGCCGGGCACGACTCGACGCAGCGCATGCAGCCCTTGCAGTAGCGGTAGTCGATGCCCGTCAACTGGCGCTCGTAGGTGCTGTCGGGCGCGCCGTCTCGCCACACGAGGCACAGATCGGGACACACGAGATCGCAGGTGCCGCAGTGAATGCACTGGTCGTGATGCAGCACCGGCATCCATCCGGTGCGAGACAGCGAGAGGTCGTTCCACGCGGTGTTGCCCGGTTCCGGGATGATCCCGCCCACCGGCTGTGTCTCGTAGCCCCAGGCGGGTTCGAACCGGGCGATGGGCAGGTCGCCCTCCGCACGGCCGACACCCTCGTGCACTTCGAACTCGGTCGCGCCGCGCCGGAACGCCCGATCGTTGGACGCCACCGCTTCGGGATGCTTGCCGGCAAACTCGTCCGCGAGCGCGCCGCGCACGTGGGCGGCGTCGAGGAACGGGACTACCGCGCACAGCGTGCCGAGCAGCACCGCGTTCGGCCGCGACTTCTCCTCGACGGCGATCCCGAGCGCGTCCACACGAATCGCCAGGGCCTCACGAGGCAGCGCGGTCAGCGCGTCGGGCACCGCGCCCGCCGGCGCGTTGTAAATCAGGAAGCCGTCTTTCCGGAGGCCGCCAAACGTCGCCGGATTGCGCAGCAGCGCGGCGTGGAAGACGATAATGCCGTCTGGCGCCTCGACCGGGGCGCTCGTGCGGACCGGGCGGCCGGCCGCCCCAAGCCGCACGAACGATCGAACGACTGACCCTTTCTTTTCAGATCCGTACGAGGAGAACTGCGCGCCGTTGAGCCCCATGCGCAGCACCGCGGCGGTGGCCAGGATCTGTCCAGCGCCATGGGCGCCGAGGCCGCCAATCGACTCGAATCGCAACTCGAAGAAGCCTTCGCTGGGTAAGGACACGATGCATCCTTTCAGTTCGCGGTCACCGGGACGGGACGCGGTTCCCACCGCGGGCAGCCGTGGCAGACGGCCGTGTCGTCGAGGGGACGCGGCTCAGAATCGCGAAGGCATGCCCATGGCTTGTCTTCGCTATCCAGCCACAACGGGTATGGCAGGAGGACGGTCATACTGGCCCACCGGCACGATTCGACGCTGGAAGCTTCATCCATGGCATCACCCCATTAGTCAGCGCGCGTAGACGACGAACCACCTCTCTGGCATGCCCGTTCCCTGTGGGTTGCTGGCGCCCTTGAAGATGTCGAACTCCGCATTGAGCGCGAACCCCACCGCGGCCATCCAGCCCTTCACCTGCTCGCGGGTAATGCGGTCTTCGGGTTTGTCCCACTTCTTCGCGATGGGATCGTCGAATTCCTGCTCGACGATCACGATGCGGCCGCTCGGCTTGAGCTGCGAGGCGAGCACGCGAAGGTAGGCCTGGCGATCGTTCGTGTTGTGGAACACGTCGTGGAAGAAAGCGACGTCAACCACATTGGGAGGCAGCCTGGGATCATCAAGCGCGGCGAGCACGGTCTGGAGGTTGGTGACGTTCTCGTTCGCCGCCTTCTGCTTGATGTAACCGAGAAGCTCGGGCCAGATGTCCACGGCCAACGCCTTCCCCGTCGGCGCGACCGCTTTCGCAAACGGCAGCGTATACGCGCCGGTGCCGGACCCGATGTCGGCGACGACGTCGCCTGGCTTCAGCTTGAGCGTCGCGACGACCTCGTCGATCTTGAGCCCGGGGATTCGCTCGGGCCGTTCCAGCCGCCGGATCCACTCCTGGCCGCCGGTGTTGTCCTGGTGCGTGCCGGGCGGCCTGTCGCCCTGCTGGGGGCCGGCCGCCACGGGTTTTTGCGCGACGTACTTGATCGCCTTGAGCGCCATGCCCTGGCTCGGCAGCTCGGTCTGCCCCGCGGGGAAATCGTTGAACTGCAGCATGAACGCAATGATGGCGGCGTTGTCGGGCCCCAGCAGCTGTCCTTCCCTGCCTGGAGGCATCGTGGTGCGGTTCCTGTCGAACAGGTCACCCACCGTCTGGCCGTCGTAGTTGGCTGAGAAGGCGGCCCCCGCCAGCGCTCCGGCCATGCCGCCGCCCGCACCCGAGGGCCCGTGGCACTCCGCGCAGCGCTCGTCGAACAACACCGCGCCGCGCTTGGCCTGCTCCACCGTGTAGACGCCGTCCCACACCGTTCGCGGCGGCTGGGCGCCGAGGGCGGCCGAGAAGATCCCGGCCGCCCAGATGGCAACAAAACCCGCACTGCTCCGTCGGCCCATTGTCATGGCTACCGCTCCGTCGTCTTCTTGAGCTCGCTCTGCGGCAGTGCGAACGCGATGTACTCGCTCGAGTAGATGCCGCCGCCGATCGCCACGATGATGTACTGGCGCCCGTCGACCATGTAGGTCATCGGGTT
Encoded proteins:
- a CDS encoding sulfide/dihydroorotate dehydrogenase-like FAD/NAD-binding protein, producing the protein MTRIIDARQLTPVTKLFRLDAPLIAASARPGQFVMLRVREGGERIPITIADYDRAAGTITIVVQEAGATTRRVCALEPGDSLLDVAGPLGSEIDLPAGGHVCGIGGGFGSAALLCFMRERSALGDRTTAILGARNRDLVILADELARVADRVEVCTDDGSAGFHGFVTQRLAQLIDGGGAGRPDAVVAIGPMAMMRAVAETTRPHGIRTLVSMDPLMVDGTGMCGGCRVTVGGQARFACVDGPCFDAHEVDFDTAMRRNKAYVREEGIASERAACQSGRSGGHASQAH
- a CDS encoding thiamine pyrophosphate-dependent enzyme — its product is MATQTLTPPIDGARAPGVIKQTVDFKSGNEAAAMAARDIGFHVMGYFPITPSTEVAENLSKMQADGEHEIVMIAGDGEHGAAGICYGAALGGGRVLNATSANGLLFSLEQLPVQAGTRVPMVLNVAARAVSGPLDIRGDHSDIYFALNTGWIMLCARDPQAVYDLNFAAVRIGEHPDVRLPVMVCYDGFVTSHQKRRIEVFDDRDAVRAFLGTRPDYPTPFDLEHPKTFGPYMNDPDLINNKVQLSRAMDAARTVIPAVFAELEALSGRPYPVLDAYRMADADAAVVLLNSAAETAKETADERRALGERVGVLSPNVLRPFPTEMFRQALASVNAVTIGDRADSYGADGGNLSLEVRAALQVDRRNDTLVVSRIYGLGGKDFVAADARAFFADAVAAASSRQVDTPFAYHGATPGQPGRGPRPGLPPIPLEATRGMAHVHRDEATGKLRVELEPIWKMTSVPSRIAPGHGACPGCGYFPTFHQISRVLEGDIVVLYQTGCAMVVTTGYPATAHRVNYVHNLFQNGAATLSGLVEMYHERVRRGELPEGKDVTFVMISGDGGMDIGMGPALGAAHRNHRMMILEYDNQGYMNTGAQLSYSTPFGHRTSTSEVGGAATGKRYHHKDTAQIFAACHLPYVFTASEGYPEDLMRKVAKAQWYAKHEGLVYGKILSFCPLNWKTTDDAAEPVLQAAIDTCFFPLYEVEHGHTALTYDPDAIGRRQPVSEWLKLMGKTRHLVKAEQAGVVAGIQDETDRRWRRLKAMHEHPEL
- a CDS encoding 2-oxoacid:acceptor oxidoreductase family protein → MSLPSEGFFELRFESIGGLGAHGAGQILATAAVLRMGLNGAQFSSYGSEKKGSVVRSFVRLGAAGRPVRTSAPVEAPDGIIVFHAALLRNPATFGGLRKDGFLIYNAPAGAVPDALTALPREALAIRVDALGIAVEEKSRPNAVLLGTLCAVVPFLDAAHVRGALADEFAGKHPEAVASNDRAFRRGATEFEVHEGVGRAEGDLPIARFEPAWGYETQPVGGIIPEPGNTAWNDLSLSRTGWMPVLHHDQCIHCGTCDLVCPDLCLVWRDGAPDSTYERQLTGIDYRYCKGCMRCVESCPATALTREAETPGLADRLRVPQFPGFIS
- a CDS encoding methyltransferase domain-containing protein is translated as MGRRSSAGFVAIWAAGIFSAALGAQPPRTVWDGVYTVEQAKRGAVLFDERCAECHGPSGAGGGMAGALAGAAFSANYDGQTVGDLFDRNRTTMPPGREGQLLGPDNAAIIAFMLQFNDFPAGQTELPSQGMALKAIKYVAQKPVAAGPQQGDRPPGTHQDNTGGQEWIRRLERPERIPGLKIDEVVATLKLKPGDVVADIGSGTGAYTLPFAKAVAPTGKALAVDIWPELLGYIKQKAANENVTNLQTVLAALDDPRLPPNVVDVAFFHDVFHNTNDRQAYLRVLASQLKPSGRIVIVEQEFDDPIAKKWDKPEDRITREQVKGWMAAVGFALNAEFDIFKGASNPQGTGMPERWFVVYAR